A part of Leishmania infantum JPCM5 genome chromosome 13 genomic DNA contains:
- a CDS encoding putative protein kinase codes for MRIRLLACSRVEYGRVGPLKQCFPLISPGLLAHTSSRDSVCASAEAHPVLSTTVVLLPSSLFSLCRCSVKASGEATVLNGEGGARVVSAVHQAHPHEPLVGLMTQPLPLSTILRHPLASKRCMMIFHQNGEETMELFELLSRYEAVGPIGQGSYGYVCSARDNDLVERFQAKPPEEYEDASLTLEEREEVYDTNTLVAIKKLRQLFENNQPRMWLCATREIQLMMAFQHDNVMSATDFFIPLGGVEMMTYDSILQLQHTFDGVYVVMKKMDYTLREVLDSTIVTAAELAPGYETWLRRLRLLMANCGEVNADVSSTPTPVRASRLNVKAEAQGEDQAAAAPHSSTEQSRSGGREDVEDEAGATVPSSLDYPVAAAAAAAAPTNDHDAPVAKTSTDGGFEGKGGGDDEGAPVCCPLTTVALHSLTRDYRKFILYQIFRGVGYLHLCPVIHRDLKPENIMLDRSYGTRITDFGQGRDVGLNATTDYVQTVLDNCTQWYAAPETLTVAINSPMGFIDHDSFHGVDVWSIGCIAAEMLIGRPLFYTTSMGGKSQLLSIFRVLGEPSASAIESIAEYRDKETRELFMNSVKKLVKTAPPSNTITPTLAELLRSPYGDEDEDEVGLIIDCLRWDPRERITIQAALQNPFFTKDGYDPVIDPEDTAKRVPSVRPEDISEPVSGRAFLWNLFLERHPEVKELWNSLVAKHEEELKVKKAAADT; via the coding sequence ATGCGTATCCGTTTGCTGGCTTGTTCGCGGGTGGAATACGGACGCGTTGGACCGCTGAAACAATGCTTTCCGCTCATCTCTCCTGGGCTACTTGCACACACTTCCAGTCGCGACTCCGTCTGCGCGTCTGCGGAGGCGCATCCCGTTCTCTCAACTACTGTcgtcctccttccctcttctctcttctctctgtgccgATGCTCTGTGAAGGCAAGTGGCGAAGCAACCGTATTGAATGGAGAGGGTGGTGCTCGTGTCGTCAGCGCAGTCCATCAAGCACACCCACACGAGCCTTTAGTCGGCCTCATGACGCAGCCACTGCCCTTGTCCACCATCCTGCGGCACCCGCTCGCCTCGAAGCGGTGCATGATGATATTCCATCAGAACGGCGAGGAGACAATGGAACTGTTCGAGCTGCTCTCCCGCTATGAGGCTGTCGGTCCGATCGGTCAGGGCAGCTACGGCTATGTCTGCTCCGCCCGCGATAACGACCTTGTAGAGAGGTTCCAGGCAAAACCGCCAGAGGAGTACGAGGACGCCTCGCTAACATtggaggagcgggaggaggtTTACGACACGAACACCCTCGTCGCCATCAAGAAACTGCGCCAGCTTTTCGAAAACAACCAGCCGCGTATGTGGCTGTGCGCCACTCGGGAAATACAGCTCATGATGGCGTTCCAGCACGACAACGTCATGTCGGCGACGGACTTCTTCATTCCCCTCGGCGGTGTGGAGATGATGACGTATGACTCCATCCTGCAGCTTCAGCACACCTTCGACGGCGTCTACGTGGTTATGAAAAAGATGGACTacacgctgcgcgaggtgctCGATTCCACCAttgtgacggcggcggagctggcgccgGGGTACGAGACGTGGCTGCGACGTTTGAGGCTGTTGATGGCGAACTGCGGCGAGGTGAACGCAGATGTCAGTAGCACCCCGACCCCTGTGCGGGCATCGCGCCTGAACGTAAAGGCAGAGGCTCAAGGTGAGGAccaggcagcagccgcgccgcatAGCAGCACGGAGCAAAGTCGTAGCGGTGGCAGAGAGGATGTTGAGGACGAAGCCGGCGCGACTGTACCGTCGTCATTAGACTACCcagtcgcagctgcagcagcagcagcagcgccaacgaACGATCACGACGCCCCCGTGGCCAAGACCTCTACTGATGGCGGTTTCGAAGGGaagggtggcggcgacgacgaaggcgcTCCTGTGTGTTGCCCGCTGACGACGGTCGCCCTCCACTCCCTCACCCGCGACTACCGCAAGTTTATTCTGTACCAAATATTCCGCGGTGTCGGCTACCTTCATCTGTGCCCGGTAATCCACCGCGATCTGAAGCCGGAGAACATCATGCTCGACCGCAGCTACGGCACCCGTATCACGGACTTTGGCCAGGGCCGCGATGTCGGACTCAACGCGACAACCGACTACGTGCAGACAGTGCTGGACAACTGCACCCAGTGGTACGCTGCGCCAGAGACGCTGACAGTCGCCATCAATAGCCCGATGGGCTTCATCGACCACGACAGCTTCCACGGCGTCGATGTCTGGTCCATCGGGTGCATTGCAGCCGAAATGCTGATCGGACGCCCCCTCTTTTACACCACCTCGATGGGCGGGAAGTCCCAGCTGCTGAGCATTTTCCGCGTGCTGGGCGAGCCGTCGGCGAGCGCCATCGAGTCTATCGCCGAGTACCGCGACAAGGAGACGAGGGAGCTTTTCATGAACTCCGTCAAGAAACTGGTGAAgacagcgccaccgtcaAACACCATCACGCCGACGCTAGCGGAGCTCCTGCGGAGCCCTtacggcgacgaggacgaggatgaGGTGGGTCTCATCATCGACTGCCTGCGCTGGGACCCGCGGGAGCGCATCACGATtcaggcagcgctgcagaacCCGTTCTTCACAAAGGACGGGTACGACCCAGTGATCGACCCCGAAGACACGGCCAAGCGCGTGCCCTCGGTGAGACCCGAGGACATATCAGAGCCGGTGAGCGGGCGGGCGTTCTTGTGGAACCTTTTCCTCGAGCGCCATCCGGAGGTGAAGGAGCTGTGGAACTCCCTCGTGGCCaagcacgaggaggagctgaaggtgaagaaggcggcggcagatACCTAG